In a single window of the uncultured Pseudodesulfovibrio sp. genome:
- the wecB gene encoding UDP-N-acetylglucosamine 2-epimerase (non-hydrolyzing) yields the protein MVRVILVAGARPNFMKIAPLMRAAKAAGIDYRLVHTGQHYDYEMSQTFFDDLGMGKPDYFLNAGSGSHAEQTASIMLAFEKVCLEWKPDWVLVVGDVNSTLACAIVSKKLHINVAHVEAGLRSFDRTMPEEINRLVTDSISDLCFVTEMSGEENLLKENHPKSRVHFVGHVMIDNLLYQKDVLEQFDVSSFAHGGDKPEAGPYAFMTLHRPSNVDSVETLGSIVEAIGTVAKEMPVIFPVHPRTRKKIDEFGMALPKNIVQLPPLGFRESLWFWKDAQVVFTDSGGLQEETTALRVPCVTIRENTERPVTVEVGSNVLSGISTKAIRAAYNQALEKGKTSRIPEKWDGKASERIWSILQDVQGGETR from the coding sequence ATGGTCCGGGTAATACTTGTGGCGGGAGCCCGCCCCAATTTTATGAAGATCGCCCCCCTCATGCGCGCTGCCAAGGCGGCGGGTATCGACTACAGACTGGTGCACACGGGGCAGCATTATGACTACGAAATGTCTCAGACCTTTTTTGATGATCTGGGTATGGGAAAGCCGGACTATTTCCTCAATGCCGGTTCAGGGTCCCACGCGGAACAGACTGCGTCCATAATGCTTGCTTTCGAAAAGGTATGCCTTGAGTGGAAACCGGACTGGGTTCTGGTTGTAGGGGATGTCAATTCCACGCTCGCATGCGCCATCGTATCCAAGAAGCTGCATATCAACGTCGCCCATGTGGAGGCGGGGCTCCGGAGTTTTGACCGGACCATGCCTGAAGAGATCAACAGGTTGGTCACGGACTCCATCTCCGACCTCTGCTTCGTGACCGAAATGAGCGGAGAGGAAAATCTGCTGAAGGAAAACCATCCGAAGTCGCGGGTGCACTTCGTCGGGCATGTCATGATCGACAATCTACTGTATCAGAAGGATGTTCTGGAGCAGTTCGATGTGTCGTCGTTCGCGCATGGCGGGGACAAGCCCGAGGCCGGGCCCTACGCCTTCATGACCCTGCACCGCCCGTCGAATGTGGACTCCGTCGAGACTCTGGGCAGCATTGTTGAGGCGATCGGGACTGTCGCAAAGGAAATGCCCGTCATATTTCCCGTACATCCGAGAACTCGCAAGAAGATCGACGAATTCGGCATGGCTTTGCCCAAGAACATAGTCCAATTGCCACCCCTTGGCTTCCGTGAGTCGCTCTGGTTCTGGAAGGATGCGCAAGTTGTCTTCACCGACAGCGGCGGCCTGCAGGAAGAGACTACCGCCTTGAGAGTTCCCTGTGTGACCATTCGGGAGAATACTGAACGCCCGGTGACGGTTGAGGTGGGGAGTAATGTTTTGAGCGGAATCTCAACCAAAGCCATCAGGGCCGCCTACAACCAGGCTCTGGAAAAAGGAAAGACCAGCCGGATTCCGGAAAAATGGGATGGAAAGGCTTCGGAACGCATTTGGAGCATCCTTCAGGACGTCCAGGGCGGGGAGACGCGGTAG
- a CDS encoding NAD(P)-dependent oxidoreductase yields MKILVPSRYAQRISTEIRLKHILENILYYDFQTVQPGLALRAARKFGLISSTKPNLVIHGPDSGYSSADIQGVVLDWGAGQAHLDLLHARARNIRWLHSMSSGIDHLPLGDIGDRGQLLTSSKGLRHKAVSEYAMGLIYLGAKHFLEHHGKSVQREVRSDAIEGARLCILGTGSIGQALCRLAGANGMRVSGVNRSGRKPEGFDTAYPTEALSEAVAKADAIVITLPFTPETNKLVDKETFAAMTRKPYLVNIGRDAIVDGEAMKQAIQNGSISGAALDIDPQGKNHPCHGEPNVLFTNHSAYSLAGDKEDLFQRMVNNLLRFSAGDELLGTIDLSLGY; encoded by the coding sequence ATGAAAATACTCGTGCCTTCCCGATACGCCCAGAGAATCTCCACCGAGATTCGCCTGAAGCACATACTAGAGAACATACTTTACTACGATTTTCAAACGGTTCAGCCGGGGCTGGCGCTCCGGGCCGCACGGAAATTTGGCCTCATCAGCTCAACTAAGCCGAACCTGGTCATCCACGGCCCCGATTCGGGGTATTCTTCTGCCGACATCCAGGGAGTCGTGCTGGATTGGGGGGCCGGACAAGCCCACCTGGACCTTTTGCATGCCCGAGCCAGGAACATACGCTGGCTCCATTCCATGAGCTCGGGGATTGACCACCTCCCCTTGGGCGATATCGGGGATCGGGGGCAGCTCCTGACATCGAGCAAAGGCCTCCGCCATAAGGCCGTATCCGAATACGCCATGGGGCTGATCTACCTGGGTGCCAAACACTTTCTGGAGCACCACGGCAAGTCGGTTCAGCGCGAGGTCCGGTCAGATGCGATCGAAGGCGCCCGTTTGTGCATCTTGGGTACGGGGTCCATCGGCCAGGCCCTCTGTCGTCTGGCGGGTGCCAACGGCATGCGCGTGTCCGGCGTCAACCGATCAGGACGGAAGCCGGAAGGATTTGACACGGCATATCCAACAGAGGCCCTTTCCGAGGCCGTGGCCAAGGCGGATGCCATCGTCATCACACTCCCGTTCACGCCGGAAACGAACAAACTGGTCGATAAAGAGACCTTCGCCGCCATGACCCGCAAGCCATATCTGGTGAATATCGGCAGAGACGCCATCGTGGATGGTGAGGCCATGAAGCAGGCCATACAGAACGGTTCGATATCCGGCGCGGCACTCGACATCGACCCCCAAGGCAAGAACCATCCCTGCCATGGCGAGCCCAACGTGTTGTTTACCAACCACTCCGCCTACTCCCTGGCCGGAGACAAGGAAGACCTCTTCCAGCGAATGGTGAACAACCTGCTCAGATTCTCGGCAGGAGACGAACTCCTCGGGACCATAGACCTTTCACTGGGGTACTAA
- a CDS encoding acyltransferase, translated as MMNKVQAKQHDVSLDMVRIFGVALVIAGHSHFPWPLEKAIYSFHMPLFFFLSGMLFRNSPPVTLARKKFKTLIIPYVMASLLTACLYGVASGAVLTPDFYLSIPPGIFRAQSPDGLFWNSPLWFLPALFWCFMAMALLSRFVGDRLGPLLAVPAGILLVGWAATHREYLPLGLDTASEGLIFVSLGFLFTQVLAKIRLNSIRLGLLAAASFFVWLILFAIHPDYFVVAHLKVFPLWLWLALSLSGTVAVVAFFTFACDVLPERVVSSSRQSLVKVAAYTFPLYMFHKPIITLLAEWLGRAGYDPQSSYPFLFLCGTAITLAGVLLFEFCTPRFYALVVGGRSTGIRRSSR; from the coding sequence ATGATGAACAAGGTTCAGGCCAAACAACACGACGTTTCCTTGGATATGGTAAGAATCTTCGGCGTTGCGCTGGTCATTGCCGGTCATTCCCATTTTCCCTGGCCTCTTGAGAAGGCCATCTATTCCTTTCACATGCCTCTGTTCTTTTTTCTCAGCGGCATGTTGTTCAGGAACTCACCACCGGTCACTCTTGCCCGGAAAAAGTTCAAGACACTTATTATCCCCTACGTCATGGCAAGTCTGCTGACGGCGTGTCTGTACGGGGTCGCCTCGGGGGCGGTCTTAACCCCGGACTTCTATCTTTCCATACCACCCGGCATCTTCAGGGCGCAATCGCCGGACGGCCTGTTTTGGAATTCCCCACTGTGGTTCCTGCCGGCTCTGTTCTGGTGTTTCATGGCTATGGCCCTTCTGTCTCGTTTTGTCGGAGATCGGCTTGGACCATTGTTGGCCGTTCCTGCGGGCATACTCCTTGTGGGATGGGCCGCAACGCACAGGGAATACCTGCCATTGGGGCTGGATACCGCCTCTGAAGGCCTCATTTTTGTCTCTCTGGGGTTCTTGTTCACGCAGGTGTTGGCGAAAATTCGTCTGAATTCGATACGCCTTGGGCTATTGGCGGCAGCCTCCTTCTTCGTGTGGCTGATCTTGTTTGCGATTCATCCCGATTACTTCGTCGTCGCTCACCTGAAGGTTTTCCCCTTGTGGCTGTGGCTGGCGCTCAGCCTCAGCGGAACGGTGGCTGTGGTGGCGTTCTTCACCTTCGCATGCGATGTGCTGCCGGAACGGGTTGTCTCGTCTTCACGGCAAAGCCTGGTCAAAGTCGCAGCCTACACCTTCCCGCTGTATATGTTCCACAAGCCTATCATCACTTTGCTTGCCGAGTGGCTGGGGAGGGCTGGCTACGATCCTCAGTCCTCCTACCCGTTTCTTTTCCTCTGCGGCACCGCGATCACATTGGCGGGTGTCCTGTTGTTTGAATTCTGCACGCCCCGTTTCTACGCTCTTGTCGTGGGAGGTCGGTCGACCGGGATCAGGCGTAGCTCGCGATGA
- a CDS encoding Glu/Leu/Phe/Val dehydrogenase dimerization domain-containing protein, with amino-acid sequence MKRNFLNLTISTDLGEGCYAEIVINSICNNTSSGGVRIADAINTAEVTKLAQEMSLKYAFSGLPRGGAKTGIKLPGTLSKEEKLQKLRLFGQSAAPILQTGIYYPGMDMNCGPEELKAIYAGAGISIGTPTDTSLFTALSAAAALHAYRAHNKSDSPTTIAIEGFGSVATHLIDRLDETEFRVVGISTIAGAAVNKDGYSRTALLDAKKSHGDDLVSHLPGGGLNRDSIFDVEADVFIPSARVGSLSLDLAAGLKAASVIPIANAPYQDGVVESLEKRGITCLPGFIVNNGGVFASSLYDTGLKIDSIERICAELYRDVLFSLIGKAAELGISPVEMATNIARKEFEDTATNDSIMDKMMRKEVLRKAIPSKLTGKHQQEAFINHLHKLQQIIASYA; translated from the coding sequence ATGAAAAGGAATTTTCTCAATCTGACCATATCCACCGACCTCGGCGAAGGGTGTTACGCCGAGATCGTTATCAACTCCATATGCAACAACACCAGTTCCGGAGGCGTCCGGATTGCCGATGCAATCAATACTGCGGAAGTGACCAAGCTCGCGCAGGAGATGTCACTGAAATACGCCTTTTCCGGACTCCCCCGGGGAGGCGCCAAGACCGGAATCAAGCTGCCGGGGACACTGAGCAAGGAAGAGAAGCTCCAAAAGCTCAGACTCTTCGGCCAATCCGCGGCACCCATTCTTCAGACGGGCATCTACTACCCAGGGATGGACATGAACTGCGGTCCGGAAGAGTTGAAGGCCATATATGCCGGTGCGGGAATTTCCATAGGCACTCCGACCGACACCTCGCTTTTCACTGCGCTGTCCGCTGCGGCAGCCCTTCATGCATACCGCGCACACAACAAATCGGATTCCCCGACAACCATTGCTATTGAGGGATTCGGCAGCGTCGCGACCCACCTCATCGACAGACTGGATGAAACGGAATTCCGCGTTGTTGGGATATCCACCATCGCAGGCGCGGCGGTCAACAAAGACGGCTATTCCCGGACGGCTCTCCTCGACGCAAAAAAATCCCATGGCGACGACCTTGTGAGCCATCTGCCGGGGGGAGGCTTGAACAGGGACTCCATTTTCGACGTTGAGGCCGACGTTTTCATTCCTTCGGCCAGAGTCGGCAGCCTGTCCCTTGATTTGGCTGCCGGACTGAAGGCAGCCTCAGTGATCCCCATCGCCAACGCCCCTTATCAGGACGGCGTCGTCGAATCGCTCGAGAAGAGAGGCATTACGTGTCTGCCCGGCTTCATCGTTAACAACGGCGGCGTATTCGCGTCCTCACTTTACGACACGGGACTGAAGATAGATTCCATAGAACGGATTTGTGCCGAGCTTTACCGGGATGTTCTTTTCTCGCTGATAGGAAAGGCGGCAGAACTGGGCATCTCCCCGGTGGAAATGGCCACGAACATAGCTCGAAAAGAGTTTGAAGACACAGCCACAAACGACTCCATCATGGACAAGATGATGCGCAAGGAAGTGTTGCGAAAGGCCATCCCTTCAAAATTGACCGGAAAACATCAGCAGGAAGCGTTCATCAACCATCTGCATAAGCTGCAACAGATCATCGCGAGCTACGCCTGA
- a CDS encoding glycosyltransferase, with protein MSSAVEKNAMVSVIIPTYNRAKLVGQAIESVLRQTFDDYEIIVIDDGSADDTRDVVTKKYPQVEYIYQDNAGVAAARNRGLRVAKGELVAFLDADDVWYDDKLEKQVQIMRGDKSVPLCFSDWRVIKNGVVAHDSGMLAGGLNLDTEFDYSNLITGFCILPSTVMVRRDLVLKYGLFNEQLALCEDWDLFTRISTEGKIVFINKPMIDRFLGQDNLIGRTEVWMRASVEIIAKHMGMIADGRLNVPNRATALERLGKRLLRDGERLAYILYTSGKANEARSVLLRCVFIGKSINNDIARLLIKTCIPHKLGRKIKHVVLGNRLNND; from the coding sequence ATGAGCAGCGCAGTAGAAAAAAATGCCATGGTGAGCGTAATTATTCCAACATATAATCGGGCGAAGCTGGTTGGACAGGCCATTGAGAGTGTCTTGAGGCAGACCTTTGATGATTATGAGATCATTGTCATAGACGATGGGTCTGCTGACGATACCAGAGATGTGGTGACGAAAAAGTACCCGCAAGTCGAGTATATCTATCAGGATAACGCTGGCGTGGCCGCTGCGCGAAATAGGGGTTTGAGGGTTGCAAAAGGAGAGTTGGTCGCCTTTCTGGACGCTGACGATGTCTGGTATGATGACAAGCTCGAAAAGCAGGTTCAAATAATGCGGGGCGACAAAAGCGTCCCGCTTTGCTTCTCGGATTGGCGCGTGATCAAAAACGGTGTCGTCGCCCATGACTCGGGCATGTTGGCCGGTGGGCTTAACCTGGACACGGAGTTCGACTACTCCAATCTGATCACCGGCTTTTGCATACTGCCGTCGACCGTGATGGTACGAAGAGATTTGGTTCTCAAATACGGCCTTTTTAATGAGCAATTGGCTTTGTGTGAGGATTGGGATCTCTTCACCAGGATTTCGACGGAGGGGAAGATCGTCTTTATCAATAAACCGATGATCGATCGATTCTTGGGGCAAGACAACCTCATCGGCAGGACGGAAGTATGGATGCGCGCTTCCGTTGAAATAATTGCAAAACACATGGGTATGATCGCGGACGGGCGGCTCAACGTTCCCAATCGCGCGACGGCGTTGGAGCGGCTGGGCAAGCGTTTGTTGCGAGACGGAGAGAGGCTGGCCTACATTCTCTACACGTCGGGAAAAGCGAACGAGGCTCGAAGTGTCCTGCTGCGATGCGTTTTCATTGGAAAGTCAATCAATAATGATATTGCTCGGTTGCTGATAAAGACATGCATCCCGCATAAGCTCGGGCGAAAAATTAAACATGTAGTTTTGGGTAACCGACTCAACAATGATTAA
- a CDS encoding oligosaccharide flippase family protein, producing MINVHKLLARNTLATFVKHFVNLGILFYLTPFTISAIGNLQYGLWAVVLTVAGYSGLLDMGITTATTKLAAEYRSRDKSDKLNELISSSISLFTFFGFICLVLIMIFMPGYIASINHEALGTESPVVISALIGIDIFFVFIANIFTGIILSFHQFHIKSLIDIIVGLLRLFATIVVLNAGYGLLGLAFIKLSTSVISSSALYFVFKKQMPSYKIKIKRPAPGEVRSLVSLGGKLFYMTLAVRLSNMTSPIIVASTIGSVWNAYYAIVERLATYGNEIVYAVTAAFMPVFSELFAQDEDEMVGRLYLQYTRYVISLSMPMFIGVVVLGPEFIGVWINHDYMVKGGTALRFLASSFAIIGLQPLLGRLVIGSGRVGFYTTTVSVGIVLNILISIPICYYLGITGLAALSTLFSTFFFVVFTIHLSKAYNISIKNQIVDCYLRMVPPIAAFLIAYKLMGNMPMADSYFAVFTKAVILVAVYVPVAFVSVLNSKERAKIFQVISLRVLKS from the coding sequence ATGATTAACGTACATAAATTGCTGGCCAGAAATACGTTGGCCACATTTGTAAAACATTTCGTTAACTTGGGCATTCTGTTCTATTTGACGCCGTTTACCATCTCCGCAATTGGCAATCTTCAATACGGCCTCTGGGCCGTTGTCCTGACCGTGGCCGGGTATTCCGGCTTGTTGGATATGGGGATCACCACAGCCACGACAAAGCTAGCCGCTGAGTACAGATCAAGAGATAAATCTGACAAGTTGAACGAGTTGATATCGTCCTCGATATCCCTGTTCACTTTCTTTGGCTTTATTTGCCTGGTTTTGATCATGATTTTCATGCCTGGGTATATCGCATCGATCAATCATGAGGCCCTGGGGACGGAATCGCCGGTAGTCATATCCGCCCTGATAGGGATTGATATCTTTTTCGTTTTCATCGCCAATATATTCACCGGTATCATATTGAGCTTCCACCAGTTCCATATCAAATCCCTGATCGATATCATTGTGGGATTACTGCGCTTGTTCGCTACGATTGTTGTTTTGAACGCAGGGTATGGATTGCTCGGTTTGGCGTTCATAAAATTGTCAACAAGCGTTATTTCATCTTCCGCATTGTACTTTGTGTTCAAGAAACAGATGCCCAGCTATAAAATCAAAATAAAGAGGCCCGCACCTGGCGAAGTACGGAGCCTGGTGAGCTTGGGCGGGAAGCTGTTTTATATGACGTTGGCGGTAAGACTGAGCAACATGACGTCGCCGATCATAGTCGCTTCGACCATCGGTTCCGTATGGAATGCCTACTATGCAATCGTCGAGCGACTGGCCACCTATGGAAATGAAATCGTCTATGCCGTGACAGCCGCTTTTATGCCGGTTTTCAGCGAATTGTTCGCTCAGGATGAGGATGAAATGGTAGGCAGGTTATACTTGCAGTATACGCGGTACGTCATCTCGTTGAGCATGCCCATGTTCATCGGCGTAGTCGTGTTGGGACCGGAATTCATCGGCGTATGGATCAACCACGATTACATGGTGAAGGGTGGGACCGCCCTGCGCTTTCTGGCCAGCTCTTTCGCCATTATCGGACTGCAACCGCTCCTGGGACGCCTTGTCATCGGTAGCGGACGGGTTGGTTTTTACACGACGACTGTCAGCGTTGGTATCGTGCTTAATATCCTGATATCGATCCCGATCTGTTATTATCTCGGCATCACGGGGTTGGCTGCGCTGAGTACACTCTTTTCGACGTTTTTCTTTGTGGTATTCACCATACACTTGAGCAAGGCCTATAATATATCTATTAAAAATCAAATAGTGGATTGCTATCTGAGGATGGTGCCGCCCATTGCCGCTTTTCTCATCGCCTATAAATTGATGGGCAATATGCCCATGGCTGACTCGTATTTTGCGGTCTTCACAAAAGCCGTTATTCTTGTCGCCGTATACGTCCCCGTTGCATTTGTGAGTGTGTTGAATTCAAAAGAGCGGGCCAAGATCTTTCAGGTTATCTCATTACGTGTTCTGAAGTCCTGA
- a CDS encoding glycosyltransferase family 2 protein — MLMNKVSIIIPAYNAGKFVENAIMSILTQDVDFSFEILIIDDNSEDDTRQVVSRLQDQYQQVKLLTNSRGKGPSGARNTGLIASTGEYVAFLDADDLWLQGHLRKGMAFFEKNPDVDVVFFDFDIVDYQSKEVLGNWFDQFGMMKRFATRELEGGGYLILDDMFVALVKASFVHLQSMIMRKSCAEGILFNESVMRSEDRDFNMRLVLEKGAQYAFCPIRTGVYHRCENSLTAHSLDADIAIVTDRICVLEGYTKRYGFSRPQRKVLFSELHKQALMLSYLYRQQNKPQKSFPCLFKSLKYGFSHHVCMEFVKICGEPFRKYFA; from the coding sequence ATGCTGATGAACAAAGTCTCAATTATAATACCAGCATATAATGCAGGGAAATTCGTCGAAAATGCCATAATGAGCATCCTGACTCAGGATGTCGATTTCAGCTTCGAGATTCTCATTATAGACGACAATTCCGAGGATGATACCCGACAGGTTGTTTCAAGGCTTCAAGATCAGTATCAGCAGGTCAAACTGCTCACGAATTCAAGAGGGAAAGGGCCATCCGGCGCCAGAAATACCGGACTGATCGCGTCTACTGGAGAGTATGTCGCCTTTCTGGATGCCGATGATTTATGGCTGCAAGGTCATCTGCGAAAAGGAATGGCCTTTTTCGAAAAAAATCCTGATGTCGATGTTGTCTTCTTTGATTTTGATATCGTCGATTATCAGTCCAAGGAAGTTCTGGGCAATTGGTTTGATCAATTCGGGATGATGAAACGTTTTGCCACACGTGAACTTGAGGGCGGGGGGTATCTGATCCTGGATGATATGTTTGTCGCCTTGGTGAAGGCTTCCTTTGTCCACCTTCAATCCATGATAATGCGGAAAAGTTGTGCTGAAGGTATCCTCTTCAACGAAAGCGTCATGCGTTCAGAAGATCGTGACTTCAACATGCGTCTGGTCCTTGAAAAGGGGGCCCAATATGCTTTTTGCCCCATCAGGACGGGCGTGTACCATAGGTGCGAGAATAGCCTGACCGCGCACAGTCTGGATGCGGATATCGCTATCGTTACGGACAGAATCTGTGTCCTTGAAGGCTATACCAAGAGGTATGGGTTTTCACGTCCCCAAAGAAAAGTGCTGTTCAGTGAACTGCATAAACAGGCACTCATGTTGTCTTATCTATACCGACAGCAGAACAAACCGCAAAAATCTTTCCCTTGCCTGTTTAAAAGCCTGAAGTATGGGTTCAGCCATCATGTATGCATGGAGTTTGTAAAAATCTGCGGCGAGCCGTTTCGAAAGTATTTCGCATGA